Part of the Candidatus Brocadiaceae bacterium genome, CGGTGGTCAGGCTCTGTCTGAGAATCCCTCCGGCTCCGGCCGGCTTCTCGCTCGGCCTCGGGCCGACGACGAATTCTCAGACAGAGCCTAATCGTAGAAGAACCAGTCGCCCCTCTCCAGCCCGTCGTCGCACGCCAGATCGAACGTGGTGAAGCCCAGGATGAGGTCCAGCATCTCGGCGTACCGGAGGTTCGCCACCGCGCCGACGGGGCCCACATGGATGTAGTGCGTGCAGGCGGGGAAGTAGGCCGGCGGCGGTATCCGCGTGCCCGCCAGAACGGCGTCCAGCCCCATCGGATGCGAGTAGTGACGCCACCGTGCGTTCTTCGACCAGATGATCTGCTCCCGCCCGGTGTAGGACATCCCGCGGCAGTTGGCCTTGAGCTTCACCGACCCGACCCAGCCCCCGCCCACGCCGAGGAAGCGGGCGTCGAGGTTGGCGTAGCCCAGGCACCAGACCGAGGCGAAGCAGCCGTAGACCGCCAGCCTGGGCTTGCGCGTGAACGTCAGGCCGATGTCCACGGTGTCGGCGCAGTCCTCGGCGCGATACTTCAGATAGCGGCCGGCCGTGCGTCCGGCCTGGCGGAGCGTGCTGCAGCCGACCGAGCCGAAGGCAACCGCGCAGAGCGTCAACAGGGCCGCGGTTCGCAGTGAGGTTCGGCGTCGCGACATGCGGCGATTTCCCGGGGGCTGATGGTCCGTTGCGTTCCCGCAGACACTGCCCGCCAGAGTACCGTCGCGCCGCGCCACCGTCAAGGCGCTGCCGCGCACACGCAGACGAACATGGACCGGCGCGCTTCGGAGCGGGGCGTGTATGAGCGGGCACGGCCGGGCACAAACGGAGTCCGTCCGTGCAAGTGGAGGGCCGCGCTCCGTCGCGGCCGGGGATGGCCGGGGCGGGCACAAGCACGGGACGGGCAGACGCACGGCCGGGCAGACGCACGGCCGGGCACGACGGAGCGTGCCCCTCCAACGGCGTGGTCGCATGCGTGCAAGTGGAGGGCCGCGCTCCGTCGCGGCCGGGGATGGCCGGGGGGGCACAAGCACGGGACGGGCAGACGCACGGACCGGGCACGACGGAGCGTGCCCCTCCGGCGCCGTGGCGCCGCGGGCGTGTCCGTCCGTGTTGGTCCGTGCCGCGGCGGACTTGACACGGGTGGGGCAGGGGGTATGATGAAGAGTGTGTCATTCATTGAGGAAGTCTTCAGGAGGCGCTCGCGGTGCCGCGGGTCCAGAAGCCGACAACAAGGGCGCGCAGGAAGCGGGAGGCCGAGTTGCGGCGACGTGCCGTGCTGGACGCGGCAGGGGAGGTCTTCACGTCCGACGGGTACCACGCGACCACGACCGAGAAGATCGCGCGGCACGCGGGCGTGTCGGTCGGGACGGTCTACAACCTCTTCGGGAACAGGGACAGGGTCTACGCGGCGGTCGTGCGGGACGTGGCCCAGGGCATGCTGAAGCACCTGAAGGAGTCGCTCCTGCCGCAGCCGGATGCGGAGGCCGCTCTGGAGGCGCTCATCCGCTGGCGGCTGGCGGAGTTCCGCCGGCACCGCCTGCTGCTGGTGCTGTTCTCGTGCGAGCAGGCCCCCGGGGCGTATCCGGACCCCGACGCGCTGTCGCACGACGTGCGGAGCCTCTACCTGCGCTACCTGGACATGGTGGCCGGCATCCTGGACCGGGGCATCGAGCAGGGCGCCGGCGAGCGGCTGCAGCCCCTGCACCTGGCCCTGAGCTTCGAGGGGGTTCTGAGCGCGTTCGTCGGCTACTGGATGCCGCCCGGCCGGGCCCGGGACGTTGCCCGGCAGGTGCGCAACGTGAAGGAGACGTTCATGCGGATGGCC contains:
- a CDS encoding TetR family transcriptional regulator, producing MRRRAVLDAAGEVFTSDGYHATTTEKIARHAGVSVGTVYNLFGNRDRVYAAVVRDVAQGMLKHLKESLLPQPDAEAALEALIRWRLAEFRRHRLLLVLFSCEQAPGAYPDPDALSHDVRSLYLRYLDMVAGILDRGIEQGAGERLQPLHLALSFEGVLSAFVGYWMPPGRARDVARQVRNVKETFMRMAGLGPTRPVPDARRRAVYITSFDLARVRELAAVARSFGGAESAAYLDELEGELAAARVVDPRAVPPDVVTMNSRVRLVGTASGRSTVRRLVFPTEEDDAPENLSVLQPLGTGLLGRRVGDTVRADGSDEERRYEIAGLLYQPESAGDYHR